CTTTTACCTCTTTTACCGTTAAATCTACAGATCTTCTATAAATTCCTGGCATAGACAAAATTGGTTCTTCTACATTCGTTCCCTCTGCAATAAACATGGGAAACATAAAATCTTGCGGCGTTACAATCGTTTCTTTTACTAGACTACGAATGGACTCACTTGTTCTTAATCTTCTACCTCTTTGTAATGGGAACATAATATTTGGTTTTTTATTGATAAGACTTTTTGTCGTTTTATTTCTAACTAATATGTACAGGGGCGAATACGTGATTGCGTACCCCAATAAGCATCTACATTTGCTTTCATCTTTATAAAAGCGTGGGGGTATTGCCATACACCCCTACAGGATCCATTAACTATCAACCGTTAACTGTCAACCAATCTTTCGGTTTGGCTAATACGTCTAGTAACTTTGCTTCTTCGCTTCCGGCTTCCGGTTGATGGTCATATACCCACTGTACATAGGGAGGTAAACTCATCAAAATGGATTCGATACGTCCATTGGTTTTTAAACCAAATAACGTGCCTTTATCGTGAACGAGATTAAATTCAACATAACGTCCTCTTCGAATTTCTTGCCAAGTGCGTTGTTCTGCAGTATAATCTAGTTTTTTTCTTCTTTCAACAATTGGTACATATGCCTCTAAGAAACTATTCCCTACGGTAGTGACAAAATCATACCACTGTTGGGTTGTTTTTTCTGTTGTTTCTTCCAATCGATCGAAGAACAATCCTCCAATTCCACGAGCTTCTTCTCGGTGTGCATTCCAGAAATAGTCGTCGCATTGTTTTTTATACTGCGGATAAAAAGATGCATCGTGTTGATCACAAGCGGTTTTACATACCTGATGAAAATGGATGGCGTCTTCTTCAAATAAATAATAAGGCGTTAAATCTTGCCCTCCGCCAAACCAAGAGCGCACCACTTGGCCTTGTTTATCATACATTTCAAAATAACGCCAGTTGGCGTGAACCGTTGGTACCATCGGACTTTTAGGATGGATAACTAAACTCAATCCACACGCGTAAAAATCTACATCCCCTACATTGAAATACTTTTGCATCGCAACAGGTAGTTCCCCGTGTACAGCAGAAATATTCACTCCTCCTTTTTCAAAAACACGCCCATGTTCAATGACACGCGTTCTTCCACCTCCACCTCCGGGACGTTCCCATAAGTCTTGTTGGAATTTCGCTTCTCCATCCACTTCTTCTAATCTAGTTGTGATTTGGTCTTGAAGCTGTTGTATATATTGATAAAATTTTTCTTTCATATTGAACCTAAACCAGCGTATCTGTATCGTTTATTCTATTATAGTTGAGCTATTTTAGCCATCCTTTCAAATGAAAAGGCTTTGCTTTCATTTTGAATGAATGTATATAAACTTTTAGCTTTGGCTTTGAATTGATCTTCTTGTTTTGACCAGTTTACCAATACATCTGCGAACTGCTCCATGCGATCCCATTCGAAATTGAATTGAAGTAAATGTGCATTTAATGCTGTTGCTTCCATTTCAAGTAGAATAGCATAGGTCAATCCCATTTTGGCTAATTCAGCATCAATTTCTTCCTTTACCTTTAGATCATCGGGAACAAATCCAATCGATGAAAGTTTTACGACAATCGATTCTATACGTCTGTCTTCTTCGCTTTTAACTCCTTTGTTTAACATAAGCCTTCCTATAAAAAAGCAAAAAAGTTTACGCTCTTTCGTAAACCTTTTTGCGTTATTTTTTTATTTGTGTTCGTATTCTTTTACCGCTTCAATAAAAGCTTTGGCGTGATCTACTGGGATATGAGGTAAGATACCATGCCCTAAGTTCACGATATATTTATCTTTTCCGAAAGCATCGATCATTTCGTGTACCATTTTTTTAATGGTTGGAATTGGCGACATCAATCGACTTGGATCAAAGTTTCCTTGTAGTGTAATCTCTCCCCCTGTAAATAAACGTGCGTTTTGTGGGCTACAAGTCCAATCTACACCTAGAGCAGATGCTTTAGATTGCGCCATTTCTGGCAAGGCAAACCAACATCCTTTACCAAATACAATAACAGGCGTAATCTCTGCTAGCGCCTCTACAATTTGATTGATGTATTTCCAAGAAAATTCTTGATAATCAACTGGAGAAAGCATTCCTCCCCAAGAATCAAAAATCTGAACCGCGTTTACCCCAGCTTTTACTTTTTCTTTTAAGTATAAAATCGTGGTATCCGTAATTTTTTGCAATAATGTATGAGCTGCAACAGGATCAGAAAAACAGAATCCTTTAGCCAAATCAAAGCTTTTTGAGCCTTTTCCTTCAACTGCATAGCAGAAAATCGTCCAAGGTGAACCTGCAAAACCGATCAACGGCACTTCATCGTTCAACATCTCTTTGGTTACTTTGATGGCATCCATCACATAACCTAAAGTTTCTTCAATGTTAGGAATGATAACTTGTTCCACATCTTTTGCTGAACGAATAGGATTTGGTACCCATGGTCCTACTCCTGGTCTCATTTCCACATCAATATTCATTGCTTGTGGAACAACTAAAATATCAGAAAATAGAATGGCCGCATCTGGTTTTACAATACGAATAGGCTGTACAGTAATCTCAGCTGCTATTTCAGGCATTCTACAACGGGTAAAAAAATCGTATTTATCTCGTAAAGCACGGAATTCTGGTAGGTATCTACCTGCTTGACGCATCATCCAAACGGGTGGTCTTTCCACCGTCTCTCCTTTTAAAGCTCTTAAGAATAAATCATTTTTAATCATTTCTAAACCATTTAATTACGTCAATTTTAGCTGACACTATTTATAATATGCTAAACAAGCCAATAAGGTAGCTTCTATTGTCGGTTGACTGGCTACCACTACCTGTGTTGTAATCTCTTTCAGTGCATCTGCTGTTGTATCACCGATACAAAAGCAAACTTCCGTTGTGATGGAATTGTTTTGTAAAAAGCTCTCGATACCCGATGGGCTATAAAAACAGATTCCATCTATTTTTTGTTGTATTTGATGGGGTTGTTTAACCGTTTGATAGGCTTCATATTCATCAAAAACAAGGTTGTGTTGTCTAAAAAATGTAGGCAATACTTCACGTCGAATATTTCCACAACAAAAAGAAAAGCTTTTATTTTTAAAATCGCGTTCAATTATTGCTGTTAATTCTTTGGCATAATGTGTCCAAGCGAGTACCTCCCATCCTTCTTGCTCTAATAAGGCTTTGGTTTTCACTCCTACACAAATCGCGGGTTTGGTTTTCAGCACTGCTGCCTTCGTGTTATTCAAAACGCTTTTTACCGCATTTTGACTGGTAAACACGACAATATCACGCACAGTTTCAACGGCAAATTCTTGAGGAATTATGGCAATAAAGTCCTCTTCCATCCACTGCACATCAGCTGTTTGTAGGAGTTGACGATGCGCATCACTCAATAGGCGCGTTGATAAAACTGTAGGCATTTCTTATCGTTTTAATTCTTGACGCAGTTTTTCCATCAACGCTTGTCCTCCATTAGCCAAAAGTTCTTGTGCAGCAAAGAATCCCAGTTTTTTCCACTCTTGGATTGGCACTGTCTTATTGATTTCAAACTTTTCTTTTCCATCTAAAGACAAAAGAACTCCTGTAAAATCAATCGTTTCTTCCTTTTGGTTATAAGTAGCGATAGCTCCAATTGGCGCTGTACATCCACCTTCTAATGTGCGCAAGAATTGACGTTCAATATGCGTCGTCATTTCTGCCTCATAATCATTTAATTGACGTAAAGCATCCAAAGCAAAAGAATCATCTGCCATGGCTACCACCACCATTGCCCCTTGAGCAGGTGCTGGAATCATCCAATCTAAGTTAATAAATCCTTTGGGTTTCTTTTTGATGCGATCAAGACCTGCAGAAGCAAAAATTGCTCCTTTCCAGGCTTCATTATCCGCCAATTTTTGCATTCTCGTATTGACATTTCCTCTTAAATCCACGAGTGTGTGTTTAGGAAAACGATTCAGCCACTGTGCTTTTCTTCTTAAGCTTCCCGTTGCTACAATCGCTTCTACTGCTGGATCTAAAAAGGAAGTATCTCCTTTGTGTAGTAAAATATCCACTGTATTTGCGCGTTGTAATACAGCAGCCTGTACAATACCTTGCGGTAAAGCAGTTGGTACATCTTTCATTGAATGTACAGCAATGTCCACTTTTTTATTGATCATCGCCACATCTAAGGTTTTGGTAAAAATACCCGTAATCCCCATTTCATATAAAGGCTTGTCTAAAACCAAATCCCCTTCGGATTTCACCGGAACTAATTCCGTTTTATATCCTAAAGCATTTAATGCCTTCTCCACTGTTGTTGCTTGCCACATAGCAAGCTCGCTATCGCGTGTACCGATACGAATAACTCTATCCATTTTGTCTTGTATCTAATTGAAAAACTTTTTCTATCCATTCAATGCTATCATCTACAACTGTTTCCTCCTGTCGAAGATGATTAGCAAAGTGTGTTGTGATCTTCTGAATAATACGCATTGTTAGTACTTCAGCTTGTTCACTATCAAAGTTCTCATATTTTTTTCGATGGTAGTCAATTTCCCCATCTTTTATTTGTTCTAATCGCGTTTTTAGGGCATGAATCGTCGGAGCAAACTTTCTCATCTTCGTCCAAGCGACAAATTCCGACATCACTTCATCAATAATTTCTTCCGCAAGCGGAATAAATTCTTTTCTTCTCTCAATCGTTTTATCTGTCATTTTTGACAAATCGTCCATGTGGATTAACTCCACCATAGGATGAGAAACAACTGCAGGATCAACGTTTTTAGGAATAGATAAATCCAGTATCGTTAAGGGTTTATCCAGCTGCAGCTTCGTTAAATCAATCGTTGGTTGTTGCGCACCTGTTGCCACGACCAAAACATCCGATTTGCTGATTTCTTCTTCTAAATTATCGTAGTCTTTCACCACCAAATTGAATTTTCCCGCAACTTCTAATGCGCGTTCTTTGGTTCTATTAATTAAGACAATATGGTCGTTATGTGTATGTTTTACTAAGTTTTCACAAGTATTACGTCCAATTTTACCTGTTCCGAACAACAAGATGTTCTTTTCGGAAATAGCAGAAACATGGTCCATAATATATTGTACCGCTGCAAAAGAAACAGAGGTAGCGCCTGAACTTAGTTCGGTTTCGTTCTTAATGCGTTTACTTGCTTGAATTACCGCATTCACTAAACGTTCAAAGTAGTTGGTTGTCAATCCTTGCTCTTTCGCCAATACAAAACCATTGCGGATTTGACTAATAATCTCGAAGTCACCTAAAATTTGGCTATCCAAACCAGTACCTACGCGGAATAAATGGCGGATTGCCTCATTATTCTTGCATACATAGGCTACTTGTCGGAAATCGTCAACCGTACCATTACTATTATCACACAATAGTTTGATCAATTCAAAAGGATGTTGAGCAAAACCATAAATCTCCGTTCGGTTACACGTAGAGATAACGATTAGACTTTCTATTCCTTCTTCTTTCGCTTGACATAATAGATTTTCTTTGGCCGTCTCACTCAAACTAAACTTTCCTCTCATCTCGGCATCCGCTTTTTTGTAGCTTAACCCAACTGCATAAAAAGTAGCTGATTTGACCTTATCTATTTTTTCCATACCTATTTCAATTTCAAAAGTAAGCAAATTTAACGCTAATGATTCGATAAAAGTAACGCTAGAAGGACTATTAATAACGCTGAAAGAAAAAGAAAAACATTTGGCAATATTTCATTATAATACAGTACATTTGCAGTATTAGCAAGGGTTACAAAAGACTTTATATAGAATCATTCTAAATAAAAAATACAAGATTACGTTTCCTTGCCTTTCAAAAAAATAACGCTATGAGTCCCATAGAAGAAATTAATATAGATCCCGAATTTTCGGTTTACAAAATAGACAATACTAGTCCGCAGCCCTACAGTTTCCACAAGGAAATCGGCACGGATATTATCCAATTTTACTTTTGTTTAAAAGGCAGTGGACAGTTTATTTACAACCATGGAGCCTATACGTTGGATTTACCTGAAGAGAAATCATTGCTTTTGTATAATCCTCAAAAACAATTGCCCGTTCACTTAGAGATAAAGAGTCAATCGGCGATTATTTGTTTGATGATTCCCATTAAAAAATTCCACTCTTTATTTTCATCTGAAGCAGAATTTATTGGCTTTCTAACGGAAGAAAACAAAGAGAAGAAGTACTATACGGAAGAAAAGATTACCCCTGCCATTGCCATTGTACTGACACAAATGCTCAATGCATCCATGCATCCTTCAGTAAAGAATTTATTCTATAAAGGGAAAACTTACGAATTACTCAGCCTTGTTTTCAACTATAACGAGGAACAAAATATAGATAACTGTCCTTTTTTATCGGATGAAGAAGATGTACTTAAGATTAAACAAGCCAAAGACATCATCATTCAACAAATGACAGAACCACCAACACTACAAGAACTAGCGGATCAGATTGGATTAAATATCAAAAAACTCAAAATCGGATTCAAACAGATTTACGGCGATTCGGTATTCAGTTTTTTATTTGATTATAAGATGGAATATGCACGCAAATTACTAGATGAAGGTAATTACAATGTAAACGAAGTTGGTTTAAAGATTGGGTATAGTTCTGCCAGTCATTTTATCTCTGCTTTTAAAAAGAAATACGGCATCACGCCAAAAAAATATTTAATGTCAATTAATTCAAACAATCAATAATGAAAGGGATACTACTTGTAAATTTAGGTTCGCCAAAATCTCCAACACCCGAGGATGTAAAACCTTATTTGGATGAATTTTTAATGGACAAAAGAGTCATTGATATGCCTTATTTACTACGAGCTTTCTTAGTAAAGGGAATTATCCTCAATACAAGACCAAAGAAATCAGCAGAAGCGTATCAAAAAGTATGGTTACCGGAAGGGTCTCCATTAATTGTTATTTCTCAGCGTCAGCAAAAAAAACTACAACAGAAGATTGACTTACCTATTGCCTTAGCGATGCGATATGGAGAGCCTTCAATCAAAACAGGTTTACAAGAGTTAAAAGACAAAGGAGTTACGGAGGTATTTATGATTCCTTTATATCCGCAATTTGCTATGGCTACGACTGAAACCATTGAGGTCTTAGCAGAAGAATTGCGCAAAAAACACTTTGCTAACATAAGTATCACTAGTATGCCTGCATTTTACAATAAACAGGAATACATTGATGCTTTAGCAGCTTCTATTCAAGCACATTTGGATGAAAACGAATGGGACCATGTCCTTTTCTCTTATCACGGCGTACCTGAACGTCACATCTACAAATCGGATACAACAAAATCACATTGTAAAATTGACGGTTCTTGCTGTAATACTCCTTCTGTAGCACATCAACATTGCTACAGACACCAATGTTTAGAAACAACCAAGCAAGTGGTTGAAAAACTCAATATTCCGGAAGGGAAGTATACCAATACGTTTCAGTCTCGACTAGGTCCTGATAAATGGTTACAACCACCAACAGATAAAACGGTGAATCAACTTGCTGAAAACGGGATTAAACACCTAGCAGTGGTTACACCTGCCTTTGTTGCGGATTGTTTAGAGACCTTGGAAGAAATCGGTATGGAAGCACATGACGAGTTCTTGCATCACGGCGGAACTTCTTTTAAAACAATTCCTTGCTTAAATGACAACGATGCTTTTATCGACGCCTTAGCGACTTGGATTACCTCTTGGGAACAAACTAAATAACAAGATATATGGCCTACTTATATTTAAAAGCACTCCATGTTATTTTTGTTGTCTGTTGGTTTGCTGGTTTATTCTATATCGTTCGCCTCTTTGTATATTATGTAGAAGCGAATGCGAAACCACAACTGGAGCAAGACATCCTCAAGAAGCAATACCGCATCATGACGAATCGTTTATGGAATATCATCACCTGGCCCGCGGCTATTTTGACGTTGATTTTTGGTATCTCGCTTTTTGTAGTCAATCCTTATTTATTACAACAGCCTTGGATGCATGTCAAATTATTGTTTGTGGTTTTCTTGATTGCTTATCATCTGAAATGCCATCAATTTGTCAAGCAAATCAACAACAATACCCTAACCAAAACCTCCTCTTTCTTTCGCATTTGGAATGAAGGAGCAACAATTATTTTATTCTCTGTTGTTTTTTTAGTATTTTTAAAGAATGCTTTCAACTGGATATTTGGTGTAGTCGGACTAGTAGGTTTGGCTATATTATTAATGATAGGTATTAAGCTTTATAAACAAATTCGTCAACGCAAAGGAAATGAATGAAAGACAAGTTTTTTTTAAAAAGTTTCTCCCTTCAAAATAGAATATTTTTTTCTCTAATTTTTTTAAGTATCATATCCTCTATATTGATATCCGCTGTTTCAGTGTATCAATTTAAGGAGGAGGCACGTACTTATCACCAATACCGATTAGAACGAAAAGAAGGTTCAATTACGGAAAACATCAATTACATTTTGACGACGACTCCTTATGAATTGAACACCGAGAACCTTCCTCTTATTTTTAAAGACAAAATACACGAACTTGCTTCCATTCACAATACGGAATTACACATCCACGACCTCGAGGGTAAATTACTACTCTCTTCTAAAGGGAGCTTCTCTATTGATGGAGAACAATCGAATATTCCGATTATCATTTTAAAAACCATTAAATCTTCGCCAAACAAGCGCTTTGTCGATATAGAAGAAGTGGATCATACGCGTATTCGAACCGCTTATCGCTACCTCAAAGATCAAAAATTCAAACCTCTAGGAATCATTAAGATTCCCTACGCAGAGGAAACTGAATTTTATGAAAGTGAAGTGCGCAACTTCATGTATAAATTTGGACAAGTGTACATTATTATGTTAATCATGTCCATCGCTATTTCTTACTTTTTATCCAATTACATTACGCAGAGTTTGAATAAGCTGAGTATCAAAATGACCAGCACCAAACTAGGACAAAAAAATGAGAAGATCGAAGATATCTCTACAAGTAAAGAGATTTCGAACTTGATCAATGCCTACAACGATATGGTTGAAAAACTAGATGAAACCTATCAGCGTTTGGCACAAAATGAAAGAGAACAGGCTTGGCGAGAAATGGCGAAGCAAGTAGCACATGAAATTAAGAATCCGCTAACGCCAATGCGCTTAACGGTTCAGAGTTTTGAGCGTAAATTTGACCCTACCGATCCAGATATCATCAGCAAACTCAAGGACTACTCCGCTGTCCTAATTGGACAAATCGATACGATGTCTTCGGTTGCCACCGCATTCTCAAGCTTTGCCTCAATGCCTGCACAGCAAAATGAAACGCTAGACGTCATTAAAACGATTCGCATTTCTTTGGATATCTTTACGGAAGATTTTATCTACTTTGAACACGAAGACAAAGAAATCATCGCCATTATTGATCAGACACAACTTATCCGTATTATTACTAATTTAGTAAAGAATGCAATTCAGGCGATTCCAGATAGCAATCCTAGTCCGATTGTTGTTGTAAAAGCCTATCAAGATGACACAAACATCATTATTTCCGTTACAGATAACGGAGCTGGAGTTGCTATTGCGGATAAGACGAAGATATTCGAACCGAAATTTACCACCAAAACAAGTGGAATGGGACTTGGCCTGGGGATTATCAAAAATATTGTAGAAAATTATGAAGGAACCATTACCTTTGAAACTGAAGCTGGTAAGGGAACAACTTTTACCGTAACTTTACCGCTGACCAAATAAAAAATTTGAGAAATATGGAATATGAAAATATTTTAATTGAAACGGATGATCATATATCGGTTATCACGATTAACAGACCAACGAAATTAAACGCCTTAAACAAGCCTACTATTGAAGAATTACACCGCGCACTAATCCAATTAGAGGAAGACAAAGCTGTTCGCGTTGTGATTATCACAGGAAGTGGGGAAAAAGCTTTTGTTGCAGGTGCAGATATTAAAGAATTTTCAAGCTTTAACGTGAGCGAAGGCTCACAGTTAGCAGCAAAAGGACAAGAATTATTATTTGATTACGCTCAAAACTACTCCAAACCAATTATTGCAGCTGTAAATGGATTTGCTTTAGGTGGTGGATTAGAATTAGCCATGGCTTGTCACTTTAGAGTGGCTTCTACAAATGCTAAAATGGGATTACCAGAAGTAACTTTAGGTTTAATTCCAGGATATGGAGGAACACAACGTTTGCCGCAATTAATCGGTAAAGGACGTGCCATGGAATTAATTATGACTGCTGACATGATTAACGCAGAGAAAGCATTAGATTACGGGTTAGTAAACCACGTAGTTGAGCAAGCAGAGCTATTGTCTTTCACAAAAACAATTGCGCAAAAGATTTCAAATAATTCATCTTCGGCTATTTCTAAAGCAATCAAATCGATTAATGCAAACTTTAGAGATGGCACAAATGGATACCATGAAGAAATTAAACATTTTGGGGAGTGCTTCAATACACAAGATTTTACAGAAGGTACAACAGCTTTCTTAGAAAAGAGAAAACCAAATTTTAAAGGATAAAAAAAAGGTTGGAATTGACATTCCAACCTTTTTTGTTTACACACAAGGTCATAAAAAAAGCTCCTTGAAATTCAAGGAGCTTTTTGTTGGCCTACTAGGACTCGAACCTAGAACGACTGAACCAAAATCAGCTGTGTTACCATTACACCATAGGCCAGTACCACTTTGCTTTCAAAAGTAAATTACTTCTGTATTGCGGATGCAAAAGTAGCATTATTTCTGTACTTACCAAAGATTATCGAAAGAATAATATCACCTCAAGTTCGACTCCTACTACAATCCATTAATAATCAATTGAAAGCGAAATAAATTTTAACATATTATTTTGTAAGGGGAGGTGATGAGAAGTGGGATGATGAGGGGTGGGGCGATGAGAAGGTGAGGCTATGAGAGGTTGAGTGGTGGGATGATGAGAGGATTAGGCTCATGGGACACCCTTACCTCATAACCCTTATCTCATAACCGACAACCATCTCCCATAACCAAAAAAAAAGCTCCTTGATTTTTCAAGGAGCTTTCTGTTGGCCTACTAGGACTCGAACCTAGAACGACTGAACCAAAATCAGCTGTGTTACCATTACACCATAGGCCAGTACCACTTTGCGACTCAAAAGTAGCATCTACTTCTGCATTGCGGAGGCAAAAGTAACACTTTTTTTATATTATCCAAAAACAAAACGCAAAATTATTTTTTTTTAATGTGACACGTATCTAATAAAAAAAGACTTTCTTTGTATATATTGATTAAAAATACCAAGAATATTCTTATATGTTAACATTCAACTACAAAAAGTGGAATATAATCGGTGGATGGCTGTGCTTCCTCGTTGCATTAATCACTTACACTTTGACGGTAGAACCTACGGTTAGTTTCTGGGATCCAGGAGAATACATTGCCACTTCTGCTAAACTTCAAGTAGGGCACCCTCCAGGAGCTCCTTTTTATCAGATGTTAGGTGCCTTGTTTTCTTTATTCGCTATCTCACCGCAGCATATTGCTCTAGCTGTGAATATGGTAGCCGTATTTTCAAGTGCTTTTACGATTCTTTTTATGTTCTGGTCCATGACCAACATCTTAAAAAAGATGGTAACCAAAACATCGGAGTGGAACACTTCCAATGCTATTGCGGTTTTAGGTAGTGCGGCTATCGGATCATTAGCTTTCAGTTTTACGGATAGTTTTTGGTTTAATGCGGTAGAATCAGAAGTGTATGCGTCTGCCATGGTGCTTACTGCCATTCTTCTCTATTTAGGGTTGCGATGGGTAGATGATATGGATCAACCTCGTGGAAATCGCTGGTTATTATTAATCGGACTTGTTGCTGGATGTTCATTTGGGGTTCACTTAATGGCTTTGTTAACAATTCCTTCTATTGGACTACTCTACTTCTTCAAAAAATATGAAAAAGTTACTGTAAAGAACTTTATTATTGGAAATATAGCAGCTGTTGCTGCCCTATTCTTTTTGTTTGCATTTTTCTTCCCTAAGCTTTTAGCTTTCTTTGGAAAAACGGAGATTTTTGCCATCAATACGCTTGGGCTTCCTTTCAACAGCGGAACAATCCTTGCCTTCCTACTCTTAATTGGAGTTACGGTATTTGGTTTATACTACACCCGTAAGAAAGGATATGCAATGATTAATACCTTAATTCTAACGCTAGTATTTGTTTGTGTAGGATTAACCGCTTGGTTGATGTTGCCTATTCGCTCAAATGCCAACGTTACAATTAACGAAAACACGCCTTCCGATGCGGCAGAATTATTGGCCTACTACCAACGTGAACAATATGGAGATGAGAGTATTTACTACGATTCCTATTTCACCAAGGCCTATGTTGGTTTAGATAAAAACAACCCTTGGAAAGATGATAAACCCAACTACGAAAGAGACTATAAAACAGGTAAATACGTAGTAGTTAACGAATGGAAAAATGCGGGACAGAACTTCGATGAAAAGCACAAAGGCTTTTTACCTCGTATGTGGAGTACAGATAAGAATCACCGTATCAACTATATGCGTTATTCCAAACCGCTCAACTTCAATATTGCACAAGGATATACCAACAATGAACAATTAATTTACCTCGATCGAGGAGTAAAACAAAAGCTAGCAAGTGGTGAATTTGGTGTAGAAGAGTTAGATAATTTCTTTAGCCAATATGGTCAAGCCTTAGATATCGAAGTTCCGTCATTCTCTGATAATATGTCGTATATGTTTACCTATCAATTTGGGTACATGTATTGGAGATATTTGATGTGGAACTTTGTTGGACGTCAAGATGACATCCAAGGACAAGGGGACTTAGAACACGGAAACTGGTTAAGTGGAGTAAAATTCTTAGATGAAATCCGTTTAGGGTCTCAAGATAATCTCCCTTCAGATGTATTAAATAACAAAGGAAGAAATACGTATTTCTTCTTGCCATTTATCTTGGGAATTGTAGGTATTGTATTCAATTACCGCAAAGATCCCAAAATGTTCTGGGTACTATTAGTGCTATTTTTATTTACAAGTTTAGCATTAAAAGTGTTCTTGAATGAACGCCCTTTTGAACCTAGAGAACGCGATTATGCTGTTGTTCCTTCGTTCTATGTTTTTGCTATGTGGTTAGGTTTTGGTGTGTACTCTATCTACGAAGGAGTAAAAAGATACCTTTCGCCTAAACTAGCTAGCGCTGTTGTACTAAGTGTTTGTACACTAGCTGGTCCAGTCTTATTAGCACAACAAAATTGGGATGATCATGATCGTTCAAATCGCTATACTGCTTTAGCTAATGCAAGAGCGTACTTAGATTCGTGTGATCCGAATGCTATTATTTTCACTATTGGAGATA
The window above is part of the Myroides odoratus DSM 2801 genome. Proteins encoded here:
- the hemF gene encoding oxygen-dependent coproporphyrinogen oxidase, with translation MKEKFYQYIQQLQDQITTRLEEVDGEAKFQQDLWERPGGGGGRTRVIEHGRVFEKGGVNISAVHGELPVAMQKYFNVGDVDFYACGLSLVIHPKSPMVPTVHANWRYFEMYDKQGQVVRSWFGGGQDLTPYYLFEEDAIHFHQVCKTACDQHDASFYPQYKKQCDDYFWNAHREEARGIGGLFFDRLEETTEKTTQQWYDFVTTVGNSFLEAYVPIVERRKKLDYTAEQRTWQEIRRGRYVEFNLVHDKGTLFGLKTNGRIESILMSLPPYVQWVYDHQPEAGSEEAKLLDVLAKPKDWLTVNG
- the hemE gene encoding uroporphyrinogen decarboxylase — its product is MIKNDLFLRALKGETVERPPVWMMRQAGRYLPEFRALRDKYDFFTRCRMPEIAAEITVQPIRIVKPDAAILFSDILVVPQAMNIDVEMRPGVGPWVPNPIRSAKDVEQVIIPNIEETLGYVMDAIKVTKEMLNDEVPLIGFAGSPWTIFCYAVEGKGSKSFDLAKGFCFSDPVAAHTLLQKITDTTILYLKEKVKAGVNAVQIFDSWGGMLSPVDYQEFSWKYINQIVEALAEITPVIVFGKGCWFALPEMAQSKASALGVDWTCSPQNARLFTGGEITLQGNFDPSRLMSPIPTIKKMVHEMIDAFGKDKYIVNLGHGILPHIPVDHAKAFIEAVKEYEHK
- a CDS encoding uroporphyrinogen-III synthase; this translates as MPTVLSTRLLSDAHRQLLQTADVQWMEEDFIAIIPQEFAVETVRDIVVFTSQNAVKSVLNNTKAAVLKTKPAICVGVKTKALLEQEGWEVLAWTHYAKELTAIIERDFKNKSFSFCCGNIRREVLPTFFRQHNLVFDEYEAYQTVKQPHQIQQKIDGICFYSPSGIESFLQNNSITTEVCFCIGDTTADALKEITTQVVVASQPTIEATLLACLAYYK
- the hemC gene encoding hydroxymethylbilane synthase produces the protein MDRVIRIGTRDSELAMWQATTVEKALNALGYKTELVPVKSEGDLVLDKPLYEMGITGIFTKTLDVAMINKKVDIAVHSMKDVPTALPQGIVQAAVLQRANTVDILLHKGDTSFLDPAVEAIVATGSLRRKAQWLNRFPKHTLVDLRGNVNTRMQKLADNEAWKGAIFASAGLDRIKKKPKGFINLDWMIPAPAQGAMVVVAMADDSFALDALRQLNDYEAEMTTHIERQFLRTLEGGCTAPIGAIATYNQKEETIDFTGVLLSLDGKEKFEINKTVPIQEWKKLGFFAAQELLANGGQALMEKLRQELKR
- the hemA gene encoding glutamyl-tRNA reductase, whose amino-acid sequence is MEKIDKVKSATFYAVGLSYKKADAEMRGKFSLSETAKENLLCQAKEEGIESLIVISTCNRTEIYGFAQHPFELIKLLCDNSNGTVDDFRQVAYVCKNNEAIRHLFRVGTGLDSQILGDFEIISQIRNGFVLAKEQGLTTNYFERLVNAVIQASKRIKNETELSSGATSVSFAAVQYIMDHVSAISEKNILLFGTGKIGRNTCENLVKHTHNDHIVLINRTKERALEVAGKFNLVVKDYDNLEEEISKSDVLVVATGAQQPTIDLTKLQLDKPLTILDLSIPKNVDPAVVSHPMVELIHMDDLSKMTDKTIERRKEFIPLAEEIIDEVMSEFVAWTKMRKFAPTIHALKTRLEQIKDGEIDYHRKKYENFDSEQAEVLTMRIIQKITTHFANHLRQEETVVDDSIEWIEKVFQLDTRQNG
- a CDS encoding AraC family transcriptional regulator, which codes for MSPIEEINIDPEFSVYKIDNTSPQPYSFHKEIGTDIIQFYFCLKGSGQFIYNHGAYTLDLPEEKSLLLYNPQKQLPVHLEIKSQSAIICLMIPIKKFHSLFSSEAEFIGFLTEENKEKKYYTEEKITPAIAIVLTQMLNASMHPSVKNLFYKGKTYELLSLVFNYNEEQNIDNCPFLSDEEDVLKIKQAKDIIIQQMTEPPTLQELADQIGLNIKKLKIGFKQIYGDSVFSFLFDYKMEYARKLLDEGNYNVNEVGLKIGYSSASHFISAFKKKYGITPKKYLMSINSNNQ
- the hemH gene encoding ferrochelatase; the encoded protein is MKGILLVNLGSPKSPTPEDVKPYLDEFLMDKRVIDMPYLLRAFLVKGIILNTRPKKSAEAYQKVWLPEGSPLIVISQRQQKKLQQKIDLPIALAMRYGEPSIKTGLQELKDKGVTEVFMIPLYPQFAMATTETIEVLAEELRKKHFANISITSMPAFYNKQEYIDALAASIQAHLDENEWDHVLFSYHGVPERHIYKSDTTKSHCKIDGSCCNTPSVAHQHCYRHQCLETTKQVVEKLNIPEGKYTNTFQSRLGPDKWLQPPTDKTVNQLAENGIKHLAVVTPAFVADCLETLEEIGMEAHDEFLHHGGTSFKTIPCLNDNDAFIDALATWITSWEQTK